A genomic segment from Peribacillus sp. ACCC06369 encodes:
- the rnhC gene encoding ribonuclease HIII produces the protein MSHVVLLISPEQIKAMKSHYSSSLAAKLPPGSIFSAKPPLCTVTAYKSGKVLFQGKNAEQEAVKWQQNTTAVAPKKKTASSASVNVHRYSPPANIGNMSVIGSDEVGTGDYFGPITVVAVYAKKEQLALLKELGVQDSKNLKDPQIIEIAKQIKDVVPFSLLTCDNPKYNTLQAKGMSQGKMKALLHNQAIKNLMQKIQPEEAEAVLIDQFAQPDVFFNYLKGQELFQANATYLCTKAEGIHLGVAAASILARYAFVKRFDLLSEKAGFKIPKGAGFAVDEAAARLIHEKGIESLNEFTKTHFANTEKAKRLYQQKYHK, from the coding sequence ATGTCCCATGTAGTTTTACTTATCAGCCCTGAACAAATAAAGGCGATGAAATCCCATTATTCTTCATCCTTGGCCGCCAAGCTGCCGCCGGGAAGCATCTTTTCCGCAAAACCGCCGCTATGTACGGTGACCGCCTATAAATCCGGAAAGGTACTCTTTCAGGGTAAGAATGCCGAACAGGAAGCGGTAAAATGGCAACAAAATACTACTGCTGTGGCTCCAAAGAAAAAAACGGCTTCATCTGCATCAGTAAACGTCCATCGCTATTCACCACCTGCAAATATCGGAAACATGTCAGTGATTGGTTCCGATGAAGTCGGAACAGGAGACTATTTCGGTCCGATCACCGTCGTGGCCGTATATGCAAAAAAGGAGCAACTCGCCCTGTTGAAGGAACTTGGTGTCCAGGATTCCAAAAATCTGAAGGATCCACAAATCATCGAAATTGCCAAACAAATTAAGGATGTGGTGCCATTCAGCCTGCTCACATGCGACAACCCGAAATATAATACGCTGCAGGCAAAGGGAATGTCACAAGGAAAAATGAAGGCACTCCTCCATAACCAGGCTATCAAGAATCTCATGCAAAAAATCCAGCCGGAAGAAGCGGAAGCGGTCCTTATTGATCAATTCGCTCAACCAGATGTATTTTTCAATTACCTAAAAGGCCAAGAACTCTTTCAAGCCAATGCCACCTATTTATGCACAAAAGCGGAAGGCATACACCTTGGAGTGGCAGCCGCTTCCATCCTGGCCCGATATGCATTCGTCAAACGCTTTGACTTGCTGAGTGAAAAAGCCGGATTCAAAATCCCTAAAGGTGCCGGCTTTGCAGTCGATGAAGCGGCCGCAAGATTGATTCATGAGAAAGGAATCGAATCATTAAACGAATTCACGAAAACCCACTTCGCCAATACAGAAAAAGCGAAGCGATTATATCAACAGAAATATCATAAATAA
- the pheT gene encoding phenylalanine--tRNA ligase subunit beta — MFVSYKWLQDYVDLSGINATELADKITKSGIEVEGVEKKSEGLKGVVIGHVIEREQHPNADKLNKCQVDIGAENPVQIICGAPNVDKGQKVAVATVGAVLPGNFKIKKAKLRGEESHGMICSLQELGFESKLVSKDYATGIFVFPNDVEVGNDALEELGLSDEVLVLGLTPNRSDALSMLGVAYEVGAILGREVKWPVVEKEEAAEKASDYISVKVEAKEDNPIYIAKIIKDVKVGPSPLWMQTRLMSAGIRPHNNVVDITNYILLEYGQPLHAFDYDRFGSKEIVIRRAKDAEKIVTLDEAERTLTPDHLVITNGSEPVAIAGVMGGADSEVKNDTTNIIIESAYFAGTVVRKASKDHGLRSEASARFEKGVDPARVREAGERAAQLIAQYAGGTVLQGAAEVDELTMEPAVISITLEKINTLLGTSMTVSVVESIFKRLQFGVELDNETFTITVPTRRGDITIEADLVEEAARLYGYDNIPATLPIGSSTPGQLTDYQIKRRKARRTLEGAGLYQAVTYSLTSQEKASQFALEARESIRLAMPMSEERSQLRLSIVPQLLEVVKYNNARQIDSLALYEIGSVFFKQDEQELPEEKEHVAGAITGLWESHLWQGEKKPVDFFVAKGVIEALFDTLGLTDQISYRQAEINDMHPGRTAEVLLNGDVIGFIGQVHPTVQKDLDIKETYIFELSLKALAEAEVAPIAYKTIPRYPSTTRDIALVVDQATKAGDIQDIIEEAGGKLLKEVSIFDLYEGDRMEEGKKSIAYSLKYFDPERTLTDEDITKAHEKVLEAVKEKAGAELRG, encoded by the coding sequence ATGTTTGTGTCATATAAATGGTTACAAGATTATGTTGACCTTTCAGGCATCAATGCGACGGAGCTAGCAGACAAAATCACGAAAAGCGGCATTGAGGTTGAAGGGGTAGAAAAGAAAAGTGAAGGGCTTAAGGGAGTCGTCATCGGGCATGTCATTGAACGTGAACAGCATCCAAATGCGGATAAATTGAATAAATGCCAAGTTGATATCGGGGCCGAAAATCCCGTTCAAATCATCTGTGGGGCACCGAATGTCGATAAAGGCCAAAAAGTTGCAGTCGCTACTGTTGGCGCAGTCCTTCCAGGTAATTTCAAAATCAAGAAAGCGAAACTTCGCGGAGAAGAATCGCACGGGATGATTTGCTCGCTTCAAGAATTGGGCTTCGAGTCCAAGCTCGTGTCCAAGGATTATGCTACAGGCATCTTCGTTTTCCCTAATGATGTGGAAGTGGGGAATGATGCATTGGAGGAACTCGGATTAAGTGATGAAGTGCTTGTACTTGGACTGACTCCAAACCGTTCTGATGCATTAAGCATGCTTGGTGTTGCATACGAAGTGGGTGCCATTCTAGGCCGGGAAGTGAAATGGCCGGTTGTCGAGAAAGAAGAGGCAGCTGAAAAAGCTTCTGATTATATCAGTGTCAAAGTGGAAGCGAAAGAAGATAACCCGATATACATTGCAAAAATCATTAAAGATGTTAAAGTCGGACCCTCACCACTTTGGATGCAGACTCGGCTAATGTCTGCAGGTATCCGACCTCATAATAATGTGGTCGATATCACGAACTACATTTTGCTTGAATATGGTCAACCGCTACATGCCTTTGATTATGACCGCTTTGGGTCAAAGGAAATCGTCATCCGCAGAGCGAAAGATGCAGAAAAAATCGTAACGTTGGATGAAGCTGAACGCACTTTGACACCAGACCATTTAGTGATCACAAATGGAAGCGAGCCTGTTGCAATAGCTGGTGTAATGGGCGGAGCGGATTCAGAAGTGAAAAATGATACAACGAACATCATTATTGAAAGTGCATATTTTGCAGGTACAGTAGTTCGTAAAGCTTCTAAAGACCATGGCTTACGCAGTGAAGCAAGTGCCCGTTTTGAAAAAGGCGTCGATCCGGCCCGTGTACGTGAAGCTGGAGAACGTGCAGCACAATTGATTGCACAATATGCTGGCGGAACAGTCTTACAAGGAGCGGCAGAAGTGGATGAATTGACAATGGAACCTGCGGTCATTAGCATCACACTTGAAAAAATCAACACACTTCTTGGAACAAGCATGACCGTGTCAGTTGTAGAGTCCATCTTCAAACGCCTTCAATTCGGCGTCGAACTTGACAATGAAACGTTCACCATCACTGTCCCGACGCGCCGTGGTGATATTACGATTGAAGCTGATTTAGTTGAAGAGGCTGCACGTTTATATGGATATGATAACATTCCCGCTACACTGCCGATCGGTTCTTCTACTCCAGGCCAATTGACTGACTATCAAATTAAACGGCGGAAAGCACGCCGTACACTTGAAGGCGCAGGCCTTTATCAAGCGGTGACCTATTCACTGACAAGCCAGGAAAAAGCGTCCCAATTCGCATTGGAAGCTAGAGAATCCATTCGTTTAGCAATGCCAATGAGTGAAGAACGGAGCCAATTGCGTTTGAGCATCGTTCCTCAATTGCTGGAAGTCGTGAAATATAACAATGCCCGCCAAATTGATTCACTAGCCTTGTATGAAATCGGTTCGGTTTTCTTTAAGCAGGACGAACAAGAACTACCTGAAGAAAAAGAACATGTTGCTGGAGCCATTACAGGCCTATGGGAGTCGCACCTATGGCAAGGTGAAAAGAAACCAGTGGATTTCTTTGTAGCCAAAGGCGTGATCGAAGCGTTATTCGATACACTTGGATTAACTGATCAAATCAGTTACCGCCAAGCGGAAATCAACGACATGCATCCAGGACGGACAGCGGAAGTACTTTTGAATGGTGATGTGATAGGCTTTATCGGCCAAGTGCACCCAACCGTCCAAAAAGACTTGGATATTAAAGAAACATACATTTTCGAACTTTCCTTAAAAGCATTGGCCGAAGCCGAAGTCGCGCCGATTGCCTACAAAACCATTCCGCGCTATCCATCAACAACACGCGATATCGCGCTCGTTGTGGACCAAGCTACGAAAGCCGGGGACATTCAGGATATTATTGAAGAAGCTGGCGGCAAACTACTGAAAGAAGTAAGCATCTTCGACTTATACGAGGGTGACAGAATGGAGGAAGGCAAGAAATCCATTGCCTACTCACTGAAATACTTCGATCCGGAACGTACGCTAACGGACGAGGACATTACAAAAGCACATGAAAAAGTGCTTGAAGCCGTCAAAGAAAAAGCTGGCGCAGAACTAAGAGGATAA
- the pheS gene encoding phenylalanine--tRNA ligase subunit alpha codes for MQERLLELQEEALQKVAAASELKELNEVRVAYLGKKGPITEVLRGMGKLSAEERPKIGALANDVREAIATKIEEKQKALETAAVNAKLATETIDVTLPGRPVNKGNLHPLTRVVEEIEDLFIGMGYTVAEGPEVESDYYNFEALNLPKSHPARDMQDSFYITDEILMRTHTSPVQARTMEKHKGQGPVKIICPGKVYRRDNDDATHSHQFQQIEGLVIDENISMSDLKGTLDVFAKKVFGQDREIRLRPSFFPFTEPSVEVDISCKICGGKGCSVCKQTGWIEVLGGGIVHPNVLEMAGFDSKKYSGFAFGIGVERIAMLKYGVDDIRHFYTNDVRFLKQFNHHEA; via the coding sequence ATGCAGGAACGTTTACTAGAACTGCAGGAAGAAGCGTTGCAAAAAGTTGCCGCCGCTTCCGAATTAAAGGAACTGAATGAAGTACGTGTCGCTTATTTAGGGAAAAAAGGACCAATCACTGAGGTATTGCGCGGCATGGGTAAATTATCTGCCGAAGAACGTCCGAAAATCGGGGCACTAGCCAATGATGTTCGGGAAGCGATCGCAACAAAGATCGAGGAGAAACAAAAAGCACTTGAAACTGCGGCAGTCAATGCTAAGCTAGCAACTGAAACGATTGACGTCACACTTCCAGGACGTCCGGTTAACAAGGGGAATCTTCACCCATTAACACGTGTCGTGGAGGAAATCGAAGACTTATTCATCGGTATGGGTTATACGGTTGCAGAAGGTCCCGAAGTTGAAAGCGACTACTACAACTTCGAGGCACTTAACTTGCCAAAAAGCCATCCGGCACGTGATATGCAGGACTCCTTCTACATCACGGATGAAATCCTGATGCGTACGCACACTTCACCGGTTCAAGCAAGAACCATGGAAAAACATAAAGGTCAAGGTCCTGTTAAAATCATCTGCCCGGGTAAAGTATATCGCCGTGATAACGATGATGCGACACACTCCCATCAATTCCAACAAATTGAGGGCTTGGTCATCGATGAGAACATCAGCATGAGCGACCTGAAAGGAACGCTTGACGTATTTGCGAAAAAAGTATTCGGGCAAGACCGTGAAATCCGTCTTCGTCCAAGTTTCTTCCCATTTACGGAGCCTTCCGTCGAAGTGGATATTTCTTGTAAAATCTGCGGTGGTAAAGGCTGTAGCGTATGTAAACAAACAGGCTGGATCGAAGTGCTTGGCGGCGGGATCGTTCATCCGAACGTCCTTGAAATGGCTGGCTTCGATTCCAAGAAATACTCTGGATTCGCATTTGGAATTGGCGTGGAACGGATTGCCATGTTGAAATACGGTGTGGACGATATTCGTCATTTCTATACGAATGATGTTCGATTCTTAAAACAATTCAACCATCACGAAGCATAA
- a CDS encoding RNA methyltransferase, whose translation MKYIESVKNSQVKQWKKLLTKKERDKTGKYLVEGFHLVEEALKEDIVMEVIVNEETEMPAHFKLEGTEVIYVKNDIMKAICDTEAPQGIAAVCEQKSTSMTSINPDKLLLIDAVQDPGNIGTMIRTADAAGIDAVILGEGCADLYNPKVVRSTQGSLFHMPVIKGNLSEIIDELKQIGTPVYGTALEGASPFEEVEKSSRFALLVGNEGQGVSKELLEKTTKNLYIPIYGKSESLNVGIAAGILMYHLRKSI comes from the coding sequence TTGAAATATATCGAATCGGTAAAAAACTCGCAAGTGAAGCAATGGAAAAAGCTATTGACGAAAAAAGAACGAGATAAAACAGGCAAATATTTAGTCGAGGGTTTTCACCTAGTTGAAGAAGCCTTAAAAGAAGATATCGTCATGGAAGTGATCGTCAATGAAGAAACTGAAATGCCAGCCCATTTTAAGCTGGAAGGCACAGAAGTCATCTATGTAAAAAATGATATTATGAAGGCGATATGCGATACCGAAGCCCCACAGGGAATTGCAGCTGTTTGTGAACAGAAATCAACGAGCATGACGTCCATTAATCCGGATAAACTATTGTTGATCGATGCTGTCCAGGATCCGGGGAATATTGGAACGATGATCAGGACAGCGGATGCAGCTGGAATCGATGCGGTCATTCTTGGCGAAGGGTGTGCCGACTTGTATAATCCCAAAGTGGTACGTTCGACACAAGGGAGCCTATTCCATATGCCTGTCATTAAAGGGAACCTTTCCGAAATCATCGATGAGCTGAAGCAAATCGGCACACCGGTCTATGGCACTGCATTGGAAGGCGCATCTCCATTTGAAGAAGTGGAAAAGTCTTCCCGATTTGCCCTGCTGGTCGGCAATGAAGGCCAAGGAGTATCGAAGGAATTACTGGAGAAAACGACTAAAAACCTTTATATTCCCATCTACGGAAAAAGCGAATCTCTGAATGTGGGGATCGCTGCCGGGATTTTAATGTACCATTTACGAAAATCGATTTGA
- the sspI gene encoding small acid-soluble spore protein SspI, with protein MNLNLRNAIIQNVSGNSQEQLEDTIVDAIQNGEEKMLPGLGVLFEVIWQNSSEQEKQEMITALEEGLKK; from the coding sequence GTGAATTTAAACCTACGTAATGCGATCATCCAAAATGTATCTGGAAATTCGCAAGAGCAGCTGGAAGACACGATTGTCGATGCCATACAGAATGGCGAGGAAAAAATGCTTCCTGGATTGGGAGTATTATTCGAGGTCATCTGGCAAAATTCATCTGAACAGGAAAAACAGGAAATGATCACTGCCCTCGAAGAAGGATTAAAAAAATAA
- a CDS encoding general stress protein, whose translation MEKNVYGVFDSNPELLAAIQDLQAKGVTGSQMTVAADIKNDVQLGNEHTDILIIANQDKEDTLFLKIFHYFTDEGSGDLRSFFTKYGYSFAETKAMLKEVGAKKFILLIDEEVSIEELKAGAGKVVPMKK comes from the coding sequence ATGGAAAAAAACGTATATGGTGTTTTTGACTCTAATCCGGAACTACTTGCTGCAATTCAAGATTTACAAGCAAAAGGCGTGACTGGCTCCCAAATGACAGTAGCAGCTGATATAAAAAATGATGTGCAGCTTGGAAATGAACATACGGATATCCTGATCATCGCCAATCAGGATAAGGAGGATACTCTTTTTTTAAAAATTTTCCACTACTTCACTGATGAAGGATCTGGAGATTTACGCAGCTTTTTCACGAAATACGGCTACTCTTTTGCTGAGACAAAAGCGATGCTTAAAGAAGTGGGCGCTAAGAAATTCATTCTTCTTATCGATGAAGAAGTCTCTATCGAAGAATTGAAGGCTGGCGCCGGTAAAGTGGTACCAATGAAGAAGTAA
- a CDS encoding general stress protein → MGKTLYGVFNTEKEVIQAIQSLKEKGVHEGEITVMADKKEDLGFVNEKRDPDVDVVTNSNDDSFIDKMKHFFLNEGSGDIRNRLGDLGLADSEATAYINEVEAGKFLILLDESETLSQREGVTSNGMQGADELPAENPLKTGVVNNPDPNLFPETTANAFQTREVEAQPGRSEELHGNSANIFDKEELDTNRAQEREIRGNSTEKYKEQKPGDHKSLDPQGALDRTLSPNANTGQQEKEDILKDEYIKNRINTDNL, encoded by the coding sequence ATGGGAAAAACATTATATGGTGTTTTTAATACGGAAAAAGAAGTAATCCAGGCTATACAATCCCTCAAGGAAAAAGGGGTCCATGAGGGAGAAATAACTGTAATGGCTGATAAGAAAGAAGATTTGGGTTTCGTCAATGAAAAGCGGGATCCGGATGTAGACGTCGTTACTAACTCGAACGACGATTCCTTCATTGATAAGATGAAACACTTTTTCCTGAACGAGGGTTCTGGAGATATAAGGAACCGACTAGGTGACTTAGGGCTTGCCGATAGTGAAGCCACCGCTTATATAAACGAAGTGGAAGCTGGAAAATTCCTGATTCTTTTAGATGAATCGGAAACTTTATCACAACGAGAAGGCGTAACTTCCAACGGCATGCAGGGTGCAGACGAACTACCTGCAGAGAATCCGCTTAAAACAGGGGTGGTGAACAATCCGGACCCGAACCTTTTTCCTGAAACAACTGCGAATGCATTTCAAACAAGGGAAGTGGAAGCACAGCCAGGAAGAAGCGAAGAACTTCACGGAAATTCTGCCAACATCTTTGATAAGGAAGAGCTGGATACGAATCGAGCCCAAGAAAGGGAAATCAGGGGGAACTCCACCGAAAAGTATAAGGAACAAAAGCCAGGGGATCATAAGTCCCTGGATCCTCAAGGAGCACTGGATCGGACCTTAAGCCCGAATGCTAATACTGGGCAGCAAGAGAAAGAGGACATCTTGAAGGATGAATACATTAAAAATCGAATTAATACCGATAATCTATAA
- a CDS encoding YsnF/AvaK domain-containing protein — protein sequence MNKTVYGVYESNAEVIQAINALKAKGFEGDDITVVADKEETLDFTNQQRETDVHTMTNVPNDESFMDKVARFLMPEDTADLSTRLANAGLSNSEAAEHVFDVENGKVLVLVEEGEGHLGTARDKFTTGTMDTAGTRLDTNSANPLYNGTEKNDALNKEDVYGVNGQGRELPEDERTLTLREEQLNIDKERVQTGEVVINKEVNEQHKTINVPVEHEEVTVEHRSVSGREENLETGSIEDGETLRIPVVEEKLEVSKKPVVTDEIVIRKHAVQETEQVQDTLKKEDIKLDSTDESFVNEKKATERRSDRF from the coding sequence ATGAATAAAACAGTATATGGAGTATATGAATCAAATGCAGAAGTGATCCAAGCAATCAATGCACTTAAGGCCAAGGGCTTTGAAGGGGACGATATTACGGTTGTCGCAGACAAGGAAGAAACATTGGATTTCACGAACCAGCAACGCGAAACGGATGTTCATACGATGACGAATGTTCCTAACGACGAATCATTCATGGACAAGGTGGCACGCTTCCTCATGCCGGAAGATACGGCAGACCTTTCAACAAGATTGGCGAATGCTGGTCTTTCGAATAGTGAAGCGGCTGAACATGTCTTTGATGTAGAAAACGGAAAAGTCCTGGTTCTGGTCGAAGAAGGTGAAGGGCACCTGGGGACGGCAAGAGATAAATTCACGACAGGAACAATGGACACTGCCGGTACAAGGCTGGATACGAACTCCGCCAACCCGCTTTATAACGGGACTGAAAAAAACGATGCACTGAATAAAGAAGATGTTTATGGAGTGAACGGGCAAGGCCGTGAATTGCCTGAAGATGAAAGGACGCTTACACTTCGGGAAGAACAGCTGAACATTGACAAAGAAAGAGTTCAGACAGGTGAAGTGGTCATTAATAAAGAAGTCAATGAACAACATAAAACGATAAATGTTCCTGTTGAACACGAAGAAGTGACAGTCGAGCATAGATCGGTTTCAGGACGTGAAGAGAATCTGGAAACTGGAAGCATTGAAGATGGAGAAACACTACGTATCCCAGTAGTTGAAGAAAAATTGGAAGTTTCGAAAAAACCTGTTGTCACAGATGAAATTGTCATCAGGAAACATGCTGTACAAGAAACGGAACAAGTTCAGGATACCCTTAAAAAGGAAGATATCAAGCTTGATAGTACAGATGAATCGTTCGTAAATGAGAAAAAGGCAACTGAACGAAGAAGCGACCGCTTCTAA
- a CDS encoding (Fe-S)-binding protein has protein sequence MTTVQERETIAQQFAEKMNEDELLNCMRCGFCLPHCPTYMESGLKESHSPRGRIALMKAVADGVIAPDEDVERSLSLCLGCRACEPVCPSGVKYGHLLEEARDIIHQNKKHSLPVKTIRKAVFSGLFPHQERMQAMTSLLGFYQRSGLQYVARKTGVLNMLPDNLATMEKVLPKVPKKSEMKNRPTELPAIGTALKKVAFFSGCLMDTMFLETNKATLKLLQLAGCEIVIPKSQACCGALHGHSGEKEGAKQLARRNIEAFEADEVDYIITNAGGCGAFLIDYDHLLQDESEWNDRAIAFKNKLKDISEILVDLRFQEKVRLKLPAQSVTFQDSCHLRNVMNTSMAPRILLQSIEGIDFREMKDADRCCGSAGIYNIVESEMSMNILDTKMEHTKSTQADIVVTANPGCLLQMQLGIERENLGACTKAVHIVDLLVEAVGL, from the coding sequence ATGACGACAGTTCAGGAAAGGGAAACCATTGCCCAACAATTCGCGGAAAAAATGAATGAAGATGAATTGTTGAATTGTATGCGCTGCGGCTTTTGCTTACCCCATTGCCCGACATACATGGAATCGGGGTTGAAGGAATCCCATTCACCAAGAGGCAGGATTGCACTTATGAAAGCGGTGGCCGATGGTGTAATTGCGCCCGATGAGGATGTTGAACGTTCTTTGAGTCTCTGTCTCGGCTGCAGGGCTTGTGAGCCTGTCTGTCCTTCAGGTGTGAAATATGGACATCTTCTAGAAGAAGCAAGGGATATCATCCATCAGAATAAGAAACACAGTCTCCCTGTAAAAACGATTCGCAAGGCCGTTTTTAGTGGATTATTCCCGCATCAGGAGCGAATGCAGGCTATGACGAGTTTGCTAGGCTTCTATCAGAGATCAGGACTCCAATATGTGGCCCGTAAAACGGGAGTCCTGAACATGCTTCCGGATAATTTGGCAACCATGGAAAAAGTGCTGCCGAAGGTCCCAAAAAAATCAGAAATGAAAAATAGGCCAACTGAGCTGCCTGCAATCGGAACAGCACTCAAAAAGGTGGCTTTCTTTTCCGGCTGCTTGATGGATACGATGTTTTTGGAAACGAACAAGGCTACACTAAAGCTGCTTCAGCTGGCTGGATGTGAAATCGTTATTCCGAAATCCCAGGCTTGTTGCGGGGCACTGCATGGACACAGTGGTGAAAAAGAAGGGGCAAAGCAACTGGCCAGGCGTAATATTGAAGCTTTTGAAGCGGACGAAGTGGATTATATTATTACGAATGCCGGCGGTTGCGGAGCTTTTCTCATAGACTATGACCATTTGCTCCAAGATGAATCGGAATGGAACGACCGGGCAATCGCATTTAAAAATAAGTTGAAAGATATAAGCGAGATCCTTGTGGACTTGCGTTTTCAGGAAAAAGTCCGTCTGAAACTGCCAGCACAATCAGTAACTTTTCAGGATTCCTGTCACTTACGGAATGTGATGAATACCTCCATGGCTCCGCGAATTCTCCTTCAATCGATAGAAGGAATCGACTTCAGGGAAATGAAGGATGCGGATCGGTGCTGCGGATCGGCAGGGATTTATAATATTGTTGAATCAGAGATGTCCATGAATATCCTCGACACTAAAATGGAGCACACTAAATCGACACAGGCCGATATCGTTGTTACGGCAAATCCAGGCTGTTTGCTACAAATGCAATTGGGGATCGAGCGGGAAAACCTGGGGGCATGTACGAAAGCGGTGCATATAGTGGACCTGCTAGTGGAGGCCGTGGGTTTATAA
- the glcD gene encoding glycolate oxidase subunit GlcD, translated as MLTKQVKQILLTIVGQENYDDSKVECLVYSYDATPGFQAMPDAVIKPGCTAEVAAIVKVCNEYHVPIVPRGSGTNLCGGTCPTEGGLVLLFNRMNSLLEIDEENLTATVQPGLITLDLISAVEGKGLFYPPDPSSMKISTIGGNINENSGGLRGLKYGVTRDYVIGLEVVLPNGDIIRTGGKLAKDVAGYDLTKLFVGSEGTLGIVTEAILKLIPIPETTKTMLALYQDLDAAAQSVAKIISNKIIPVTLEFLDRPTLIVVEDFAKIGLPTNVEAVLLIEQDGPPEVVERDMKRMADICLEEKAVSVEIAETESDAIALKTARRTALSALARLKPTTILEDATVPRSEIAKMVRAINEIASKHNVDICTFGHAGDGNLHPTCITDARDQDEMERVELAFADIFAVAIDLGGTITGEHGVGAMKAPYLEWKLKKEGIAAMRAIKQAFDPNNIMNPGKVFAKESRKRVVVSS; from the coding sequence ATGTTAACAAAGCAGGTTAAGCAAATACTTCTTACCATCGTTGGTCAGGAGAATTACGATGACTCGAAAGTTGAATGTCTTGTCTATTCATATGATGCCACGCCAGGGTTTCAAGCGATGCCGGATGCAGTCATTAAACCGGGCTGCACAGCTGAAGTCGCAGCCATCGTAAAAGTTTGCAATGAATACCATGTTCCGATCGTTCCACGGGGGTCGGGGACGAATTTGTGCGGAGGCACCTGCCCGACAGAGGGGGGGCTTGTCCTTTTATTCAATCGAATGAATTCATTACTCGAAATAGATGAGGAAAATTTAACGGCGACCGTACAACCTGGGCTCATCACATTGGACTTGATTTCAGCAGTTGAAGGAAAGGGCTTGTTTTATCCGCCCGATCCAAGTTCGATGAAAATCTCCACGATTGGCGGCAACATTAATGAAAACTCAGGTGGACTGCGTGGGTTAAAGTACGGAGTCACCCGTGATTATGTCATCGGGCTTGAAGTGGTCCTTCCGAATGGGGACATCATCCGAACAGGGGGCAAGCTTGCCAAAGATGTAGCCGGATATGATTTAACGAAGCTTTTTGTCGGTTCAGAGGGGACGCTGGGCATTGTTACGGAAGCGATCTTAAAGCTGATTCCAATCCCGGAAACGACAAAGACGATGCTAGCCCTATATCAAGATCTGGATGCTGCGGCCCAGTCAGTGGCCAAGATCATTTCAAATAAAATCATTCCCGTCACACTGGAATTTCTGGATCGGCCGACGTTGATCGTGGTTGAGGACTTCGCGAAAATCGGTTTGCCCACCAATGTGGAGGCGGTCCTGCTGATTGAACAGGATGGTCCGCCGGAAGTGGTGGAACGTGATATGAAAAGGATGGCCGATATCTGCCTAGAAGAAAAGGCGGTTTCTGTGGAAATTGCCGAAACGGAATCTGACGCAATTGCCTTGAAAACGGCAAGACGGACAGCCCTTTCCGCACTGGCACGCCTCAAGCCGACGACCATTTTGGAAGATGCCACCGTTCCCCGGTCGGAAATTGCCAAAATGGTTAGGGCGATTAATGAGATCGCAAGCAAGCATAACGTGGACATTTGCACTTTCGGTCATGCGGGTGATGGGAATCTGCATCCAACGTGCATTACCGACGCTCGTGACCAAGATGAAATGGAGAGAGTGGAGCTCGCCTTTGCCGACATTTTTGCCGTGGCTATCGACCTTGGCGGGACGATTACCGGTGAACATGGTGTAGGAGCGATGAAGGCCCCTTATCTTGAATGGAAGCTGAAGAAAGAAGGGATTGCCGCCATGAGAGCGATTAAACAAGCATTCGATCCCAATAACATCATGAATCCCGGTAAAGTATTTGCCAAGGAAAGCAGGAAAAGGGTGGTGGTATCTTCATGA